In Candidatus Binataceae bacterium, a single genomic region encodes these proteins:
- a CDS encoding cell division protein ZapA, with protein MKGINVEIMGQSLTVASDGGDEWAKALAATVDEKINYIRANSRAVNSVSVAILAALNFADELERLKRDHQALIDQIEALNRRLSVAMDS; from the coding sequence ATGAAAGGTATCAACGTCGAAATCATGGGCCAGAGCCTGACCGTCGCGAGCGATGGCGGTGACGAGTGGGCGAAGGCGCTGGCGGCGACGGTGGATGAAAAGATAAACTATATTCGTGCCAACAGCCGCGCGGTAAATTCCGTAAGCGTGGCAATTTTGGCAGCGTTGAATTTTGCCGACGAACTCGAACGTCTGAAGCGAGATCATCAAGCGTTAATCGACCAGATTGAAGCATTGAATCGGCGGCTGTCGGTCGCGATGGATTCGTGA
- the zapB gene encoding cell division protein ZapB, translating into MENGPAMTLDALKQLDDRIQASVNRIQQLQRENEQLAKRLAESEQRFNEAQARSNSERTQHEAERTEIKARIEKILARFDGLDLG; encoded by the coding sequence ATGGAAAACGGACCGGCTATGACCCTTGACGCTCTTAAGCAACTCGACGACAGAATCCAAGCCTCGGTCAACCGAATCCAGCAATTGCAGCGTGAGAACGAACAACTGGCGAAGCGGCTGGCCGAGAGCGAACAGCGTTTTAACGAAGCGCAGGCCCGCTCCAACTCCGAGCGCACTCAGCATGAGGCCGAGCGCACGGAAATAAAAGCGCGCATCGAGAAAATCCTCGCCCGCTTCGACGGGCTGGACTTGGGTTGA